A DNA window from Drosophila biarmipes strain raj3 chromosome 2R, RU_DBia_V1.1, whole genome shotgun sequence contains the following coding sequences:
- the LOC108022310 gene encoding lysosomal aspartic protease, giving the protein MWLICPLLPAMLLLPVLLLHPVSCIQLQLYRVPLRRFPSARHRFEKLGIRMDRLRLKYAEEVSHYRGEWDAKVKVTPLSNYLDAQYFGPISIGTPPQSFKVIFDTGSSNLWVPSATCASSMVACRVHNRYYAKRSTSHQARGDRFAIHYGSGSLSGFLSTDTVRVAGLEIRDQIFAEATEMPGPIFLAAKFDGIFGLAYRSISMQRIKPPFYAMMEQGLLTKPIFSVYLSRHGEEGGAIFFGGSNPNYYSGNFTYVPVSHRAYWQVRMESATIRNLELCQQGCEVIIDTGTSFLALPYDQAILINESIGGTPSQFGQFLVPCETVATLPKITFTMGGRKFFLEAHEYVFRDIYQDRRICSSAFIAVNLPSPSGPLWILGDVFLGKYYTEFDMERHRIGFADARS; this is encoded by the coding sequence ATGTGGCTGATTTGTCCGCTGCTTCCGGCGATGCTCCTGCTTCCGGTGCTCCTTCTACATCCCGTCAGTTGCATTCAGTTGCAGCTGTACCGCGTCCCCCTGCGTCGCTTCCCCTCCGCCCGCCATCGCTTCGAGAAGCTGGGCATCCGGATGGACCGACTGCGTTTGAAGTACGCCGAGGAGGTGAGTCATTACCGGGGGGAGTGGGACGCCAAGGTAAAGGTGACGCCGCTGAGCAACTACCTGGACGCCCAGTACTTTGGACCCATCTCGATTGGAACGCCGCCGCAGAGCTTCAAGGTGATTTTTGACACGGGCTCCTCCAATCTCTGGGTGCCCTCGGCCACCTGTGCCTCCTCCATGGTGGCCTGCAGGGTGCACAATCGCTACTACGCCAAGCGGTCGACCAGTCATCAGGCCAGAGGAGACCGCTTTGCCATCCACTACGGCAGCGGCAGTCTCTCGGGATTCCTCTCCACCGACACTGTTCGCGTGGCTGGCCTGGAGATCCGGGACCAGATCTTCGCGGAGGCCACCGAGATGCCGGGTCCCATCTTCCTGGCCGCCAAGTTCGATGGCATCTTTGGCCTAGCCTACCGCAGCATCTCCATGCAGCGGATTAAGCCCCCTTTCTATGCCATGATGGAGCAGGGACTGCTCACAAAACCCATTTTCAGTGTCTACCTGAGCAGGCATGGCGAGGAGGGCGGTGCCATCTTCTTCGGTGGTTCCAATCCGAATTACTACAGTGGCAACTTCACCTACGTCCCGGTCAGCCATCGAGCCTACTGGCAAGTTAGGATGGAGTCGGCCACCATCCGAAATCTGGAGCTGTGTCAGCAGGGCTGCGAGGTGATCATCGACACGGGCACCTCTTTTCTGGCCCTGCCCTACGACCAGGCCATACTCATAAACGAATCGATCGGGGGAACCCCCTCGCAATTTGGCCAGTTTCTGGTGCCCTGCGAAACGGTGGCTACTTTGCCCAAGATCACCTTCACCATGGGTGGTCGCAAGTTCTTCCTCGAGGCGCACGAGTACGTCTTTCGGGACATCTATCAGGATCGAAGGATCTGCTCGTCGGCCTTCATCGCCGTCAACCTGCCTTCGCCCAGTGGACCCCTCTGGATTCTGGGCGATGTCTTCCTGGGCAAGTACTATACGGAGTTCGACATGGAGAGGCATCGCATTGGTTTCGCCGACGCCAGGAGCTGA